One Triticum dicoccoides isolate Atlit2015 ecotype Zavitan chromosome 5B, WEW_v2.0, whole genome shotgun sequence genomic window carries:
- the LOC119311267 gene encoding subtilisin-like protease SBT3.6 — MADKPPVVVVVVVVFLLLLLGLGLGLCSCANVHIVYMGERHPELHPDLVRDSHHGMLAAVLGSKQAAEDAILYSYRHGFSGFAAVLTNAQAAQLSDWPGVVRVVRNRVLDLHTTRSWDFMRVNPSPSGGSGILSRSRFGEDSIIGVLDTGIWPESASFRDDGIGEVPRRWKGQCVAGERFNASNCNRKIIGAKWFVKGYQAEYGKMNTTDIHEYMSARDAVGHGTHTASTAAGALVPDANFRGLASGVARGGAPRARLAVYKVCWATGDCTSADILAAFDAAIHDGVDVLSVSLGQAPPLPAYVDDVLAIGSFHAVVRGITVVCSAGNSGPYSETVINSAPWVLTVAAGTIDRTFLAKITLGNNSTYVGQTMYSGKHAATSMRIVYAEDVSSDNADDTDARSCTAGSLNATLVKGNVVLCFQTRGQRASQVAVETVKKARGVGVIFAQFLTKDIASAFDIPLIQVDYQVGTAILAYTTSTRNPTVQFGSAKTILGELIGPEVAYFSSRGPSSLTPSILKPDITAPGVNILASWSPSVALSSAMGSVNFKIDSGTSMSCPHISGVAALLKSMHPNWSPAAVKSAMVTTANVHDEYEFEMVSEAAPYKQANPFDYGGGHVDPNRAAHPGLVYDMRPSDYVRFLCSMGYNNSAIASMVQQHTPCQHSPKSQLNLNVPSITIPELRGKLSVSRTVTNVGPVASKYRAHVEAPPGVNVTVNPSLLTFNSTVNRLTFKVTFQAKLKVQGRYTFGSLTWEDGTHTVRIPLVVRTMINRFYVNA; from the exons ATGGCTGACAAGccccccgtcgtcgtcgtcgtcgtcgtcgtcttcctcctcctgctGCTCGGCCTCGGCCTCGGCCTCTGCTCCTGCGCCAAT GTGCACATTGTGTACATGGGGGAGAGGCACCCGGAGCTGCACCCGGACCTGGTCCGGGACTCGCACCACGGCATGCTCGCCGCCGTCCTCGGCAG CAAACAGGCGGCCGAGGACGCCATCCTCTACAGCTACAGGCACGGCTTCTCCGGCTTCGCCGCCGTGCTcaccaacgcgcaggcggcgcagcTCTCCG ATTGGCCTGGGGTCGTGCGGGTGGTTCGGAACCGGGTGCTTGACCTGCACACCACCAGGAGCTGGGACTTCATGCGGGTGAACCCGTCGCCGTCCGGCGGGAGCGGAATCCTCTCCCGCAGCAGGTTCGGGGAGGACTCCATCATCGGTGTGCTAGACACAG GGATATGGCCGGAGTCGGCCAGCTTTAGGGACGACGGCATCGGCGAGGTTCCGCGGCGGTGGAAAGGGCAATGCGTCGCCGGAGAAAGGTTCAATGCTTCCAACTGCAACAG GAAAATAATAGGCGCGAAGTGGTTCGTCAAAGGGTACCAAGCCGAGTACGGGAAGATGAACACGACTGACATCCACGAGTACATGTCGGCGAGGGACGCCGTCGGGCATGGGACGCACACTGCATCCACTGCTGCCGGCGCTCTAGTGCCCGACGCCAACTTCCGGGGGCTTGCCAGTGGTGTGGCGAGGGGAGGGGCGCCGAGGGCTAGGTTGGCTGTTTACAAGGTGTGCTGGGCTACTGGGGATTGTACCTCTGCAGATATCCTTGCTGCCTTCGACGCTGCCATACACGACGGTGTCGATGTGCTCTCGGTGTCTCTCGGCCAAGCACCACCTCTCCCTGCTTATGTTGATGATGTCCTGGCGATTGGATCCTTCCACGCCGTCGTGAGAGGGATCACTGTGGTCTGTTCTGCAGGGAACTCCGGTCCTTATTCAGAGACGGTGATCAACTCTGCACCGTGGGTTCTAACCGTTGCTGCGGGCACCATTGATCGGACTTTCCTCGCAAAGATCACCCTGGGCAACAATAGTACTTATGTG GGCCAAACAATGTATTCTGGGAAGCATGCTGCGACAAGCATGCGTATAGTATATGCTGAAGATGTTTCATCTGATAATGCTGATGATACTGATGCAAG AAGTTGCACTGCAGGATCTTTGAATGCTACTCTAGTAAAAGGAAATGTGGTGCTCTGCTTCCAAACACGAGGACAGCGAGCATCTCAGGTGGCAGTAGAGACCGTAAAAAAGGCCCGTGGTGTAGGAGTCATCTTTGCGCAGTTTTTAACCAAAGATATAGCATCTGCTTTTGATATTCCCCTTATTCAAGTAGACTATCAAGTTGGAACAGCCATACTTGCATATACTACTAGCACGAG AAACCCAACGGTTCAGTTTGGCTCCGCAAAAACAATTCTTGGAGAATTGATAGGCCCTGAAGTTGCATACTTCTCATCTAGGGGCCCGAGCTCTCTGACTCCATCAATTCTGAAG CCAGACATAACTGCCCCGGGTGTAAACATTTTGGCTTCATGGTCACCTTCCGTAGCCTTATCATCGGCCATGGGATCTGTGAATTTCAAGATTGATTCTGGAACTTCAATGTCCTGCCCGCACATTTCAGGCGTGGCCGCTCTTCTCAAATCAATGCATCCTAATTGGAGCCCGGCTGCAGTAAAATCGGCAATGGTCACAACAG CCAATGTCCATGACGAGTATGAATTCGAGATGGTATCTGAAGCAGCGCCCTACAAGCAGGCGAATCCCTTCGACTATGGAGGTGGCCATGTGGATCCAAATAGGGCTGCACACCCTGGTCTCGTATACGACATGAGACCATCTGATTACGTGCGCTTCCTTTGCTCCATGGGCTACAACAACTCAGCCATCGCCTCCATGGTTCAGCAGCACACACCCTGTCAACATTCGCCAAAATCGCAGCTGAACCTGAACGTCCCATCCATCACCATTCCTGAACTGAGGGGCAAGCTGTCGGTGTCGAGAACGGTCACCAATGTTGGCCCGGTCGCGTCCAAGTACAGAGCCCATGTGGAAGCACCTCCAGGGGTGAACGTCACCGTGAACCCCTCGCTTCTGACCTTCAACTCGACAGTCAACAGGTTAACATTCAAGGTGACATTCCAGGCCAAACTGAAGGTTCAGGGGCGGTACACCTTCGGCAGCCTGACATGGGAGGACGGCACACACACTGTGAGGATTCCTTTGGTGGTTCGGACAATGATCAATAGGTTCTATGTCAATGCATGA
- the LOC119311268 gene encoding uncharacterized protein LOC119311268, which yields MLGAVLRVPASPIPPLFPAPGRPLVHLSRRLPTAPAMADAKKTDAPATAAPEPPEKPLPGDCCGSGCVRCVWDIYYDELQDYKKALAAHASAADPSGDKASADEKKIKS from the coding sequence ATGCTGGGCGCCGTCCTCCGCGTCCCGGCCTCTCCGATCCCGCCTCTCTTCCCCGCGCCGGGGCGCCCTCTCGTCCACCTCTCCCGCCGCCTCCCTACGGCGCCCGCTATGGCCGACGCCAAGAAGACCGACGCGCCGGCGACCGCGGCCCCGGAGCCGCCCGAGAAGCCGCTCCCCGGCGACTGCTGCGGCAGCGGCTGCGTCCGCTGCGTCTGGGACATCTACTACGACGAGCTCCAGGACTACAAGAAGGCACTCGCCGCCCACGCGTCCGCCGCCGATCCCAGCGGCGACAAGGCCTCCGCCGACGAGAAGAAGATCAAATCATGA